DNA from Castellaniella sp. MT123:
GGCGAGCTTTTCGGGCGGCTGGCAGATGCGCATCGCATTGGCCCGCGCGCTGATGGCGCCATCGGATCTGCTGCTGCTGGACGAACCCACCAACCACCTGGACCTGGATGCCATGCTGTGGCTGGAGCGCTGGCTGAGCAGCTATCCGGGCACCGTCCTGCTGATTTCCCACGACACGGAATTCCTGGATGCGGTCGCCCGCACGATCCTGCATTTCGAGCAGGGCAAGCTGGTGCGCTACAAAGGCGGCTACGAAGACTACCTGGAACAACGCGCCGAGCGCCTGCGCCAGAACCAGCTGGCCCGCGACCGGCAGACTCGCGAAGCCGCCCACCTGCAGTCGTTCATCGACCGCTTCAAGGCCAAGGCCACCAAGGCCAAGCAGGCGCAAAGCCGGGTCAAGGCCCTGGCCCGCATGCAGACCCTGGCGCCGCTGGCCGTGGAATCCGGTATCGACATCCGCCTGCCCGACCCGCTCCATACGCCCGACGTCCTGCTGCGCCTGGAAGACGCCACCCTGGGCTATGCCGATCGCGCGGGCGGTTCCCCCCGCACCATCCTGAGCGACGTCAGCCTGATGGTGCGCGGCGGCAGCCGCATCGGCATCCTGGGGGTCAACGGCGCCGGCAAGAGCACCCTGGTCAAGACCCTGGCCCGGGAACTCGCCCCGCTGTCCGGACTCTACCAGCCGGCCAAGGGGCTGGAGATCGGCTATTTCGCCCAGCAGCAGCTGGATGTCCTGGACCCGGACTCGACCCCGCTGCAGCATTTCGCCCGCATTGCCCCGGACACGCGCGAGCAGGAACTGCGCAACATGCTGGGCAGCTTCGGTTTTGGCGGCGACATGGTGAATCAGCCCGTTGCCCCGTTTTCCGGCGGCGAGAAGGCACGCCTGGCCCTGGCGCTGATCGTCTGGCGCAAACCCAACCTGCTGCTGCTCGACGAACCCAGCAACCACCTGGACGTGGACACGCGCGAAGCCCTGGCCCGGGCACTGGCGGAATTCCCCGGCAGCGTGCTGCTGGTGTCCCACGACCGCCACCTGCTGCGCACGACCGTGGATACCTTCTGGATCGTGGCCGACGGCCACATCCAGCCTTTCGACGGCGACCTGGAGGACTACCGCGACTGGCTGCAGCAGCGCCAGACGCGGCAGAATCAGGCCGCCCGCGTCGCGACCGCGCCTGAAAAAGACCGCAAGGCCCAGCGTCGCGAACAGGCACAGGTGCGCCAGCAACTGTCGGCCCAGCGCAAACCGCTGGAAACACGCCTGAAAAAGGTCGAGGACGCCATGGCGAAGGCGCAGGCCCGGTTGACCACGCTGGACGCCCTGATCGCCGACCCGGCGTTCTACACGGACGCGCACAAAGATGACCGCCCCGCCCTGCTGGCCGAACACGGCGAGCTCAGCAAAACCCTGCAGACCGCCGAAGAGGAATGGCTGGACATCCAGACGGAACTCGAGGCGCTGTAAAGGCCCAGCACCGCCACAAACCGCGTCAAGCGCCGTGACGAGGGGGCTGCGGGGGCTGTTGGAGCTTACTCGTCCACCCTCGGCGCAGCCGCCGAATCGCGACCGGCCCCCGCGGCCTACTCGTCACGGCGATGAGCTCTCTCCATACACCCCTCTATATTCCAGATCTGAATAATTTAATATTCTTATAGTCGTTCGCTATGAGACCAAGGCTCCTTAGAATGAACAGGTCTAAACCTTGTTCATTTCTTCCACCATGAGCCGTCTCCCCATTCAGTCCGTCGAATCCGCCCCCACCGAAGCCCAGGAACGCCTGCGCACCGCCGAAAAGGCCAGTGGCTTTCTGCCCAATCTGCTGGGCGTACTGGCCAATGCGCCCACAGCCCTGGAAACCTACCAGGTCGTGGGCGCCATCAACGGTCGCAACAGCTTGACGCCCACCGAACGCGAGATCGTGCAGATCACCGCCGCCACCTACAACGGTTGTGGCTTCTGCGTGGCCGGACACACCAAGATCGCCAAGCTGAAGCTGCAATGGCCTCAGGAAGTTGTCGATGCCCTGCGCGGCACGCAGGCCCTCTCCGATCCCAAGCTCAATGCCCTGGCCCGATTCACCCTGCAGGTGCTGGAACACCGGGGCCAGGTCGACGACCAGGATCTGTCCGACCTGCGGGCCGCAGGCTATACCGACGCTCAGGCGCTGGATGTCGTTCTGGGCGTCAGCCTCGCCACCCTGTGCAACTATGCCAACAACCTGGCCCGCACCCCGATCAACCCGGAACTTCAGGCCTACGCCTGATCGTATCGGAGACCCGACATGACCCTCGAGTTCCTGCCCGCCGCTCTGGGCGACGGAATCGACCAACTGATACGCGACACCCTGGCCCCTCAGGTCGAGGCCATCGACCAAGGCCATTTCCCGGCGGACTTCATGCACGCGCTGGGACGCCTGGGCGGTTTTTCCGCCGCGCTGCCCACCGGATCCGGCGGCCTGGGTCTGGACCTGCCGGCCCAGATCGACATCATTGCCCGGATAGCCCGCACCTGCGGCACCACTGCATTCCTGGCCTGGTGCCAGTCCACCTGCGTCTGGTACCTGCAGCACAGCGTAAACCCGGTTGTGCGCGAGCGCTACCTGCCTCGGCTCGCCCGCGGCGATCTGCTGGCGGGCACCGGCATGTCCAACGCCGTCAAGCATCTGGCCGGCATCGAGCGCATCAATCTCCGCGCCCGGCGCGATGGCTCAGGCTACCGGGTCAACGGCGCACTGCCCTGGGTATCGAACCTGGCGCCGGGCCACCTGGTGATCGTTGCCGCCGCACTGGAAGAAGGCGGTTACGTCATGTTTGCCGTTCCACCAGACGCGGAAGGCCTCAGCCTGCGGCCCTGCCCGAATTTCGCCGGCATGGAAGGCAGCGGCACCTTTGGCGTACGCCTGAAAGATCTCCAGGTTCCAGCCGAGGATGTCCTGGCGGACCCCGAACAGTTCGAGTCCTACGTCGAGCGCTTCAAACCCGGCTTCCTGCTCATGCAGGTCGGCATGGGGGCAGGCCTGGTACAGGCCAGCCTGGACACCATCCACGCCACCAACCAGCGCCTGGGCCACGTGAATTGCTATCTGGACGACGGCGAGGATGATCTGGCACGGGATCTGCGGAACTTGCTGACCGCCACGACGACCCTGGCCCACCAGGGGCAGGCGGCGCCGCTGCTCGACGTGCTGCGTGTCCGCGCCCAGGGATCGGAACTCAGCCTGCGCGCCACGCAATCGGCTGCCCTGCATGCGGGGGCGGCAGGATACCTGATGAGCAGCCCGACTCAGAGACGCCTGCGCGAAGCCCTGTTCGTCGCCATCGTCACTCCGGCCCTGAAGCACCTGCGCAAGGAAATCCATGCGCTGGAACAACGACAGGCCGCCTGACATGGGTGCCGTCGCGCCGATCAGCGCCGTCCCCGGCCCGAGGATCGAAGACGCTGGCGTCCTGAGCGCCCGCGGCATTTCCCTGAGCTACTCCCAGGGCGTACGGCATGCCCCCATCACGGTCCTGGCCGATTTCTCCCTGGAACTGCAACCGGGCGAGATCGTCGCGCTGCTGGGGCCCAGCGGAGTCGGGAAGTCCTCGCTGCTGCGAGTCCTGGCCGGCCTGCAACCCACCCAAGGCGGCGATATCCAGCTCAAAGGGCAGCGGTTGACCGGACCGTCCCCGGCTCTGGGCATGGTGTTCCAGGATCCCAGCCTGCTGCCCTGGCTGACCCTGGAGGAAAACGTCGCCTTTGGCCTGGACTTCCGCCACCAGCCGCAGCTGGACGCCGCCACCCGCCAGCAGCGCGTCCATCAGGCAATTACCGAGGTCGGCCTGCAGTCCGCCCGCACCCGCTACCCTGATGAGCTCTCGGGCGGCATGGCCCAACGCACGTCGCTGGCCCGCACGCTGGCACGCGCCCCGGAAATCCTGCTGCTGGACGAGCCTTTCAGCGCCCTCGACGAGGTCACCCGGCACGAAATGCAGTCCCTGCTGCTGCAGGTGACCGCGCAACACCAGGCGGCCGCTGTGCTGGTGACCCATGACATCGACGAGGCGCTCCTGCTGGCGGACCGCATCCTGCTCATCGGGGGTCAGCCAGGCCATTTGATCGACCAATGGTCCGTGACCCAAGCCCACCCCCGGGACGAAACCAGCCAGGATCTGACCGCTTTGCGCGTGAAGATCCTGCAAGCCCTGCGAACCGCCCGTCCACCGAGACATCCATGAGCCGCTTCAAGCTTCTTGACTCCTGCTGCGGCACCGCCGATAGCACCCTCGCCCGCCGCCGCCAATTTCTGAAAATGTCGGCCCTGTTCACCGCGGCCGGCGCACTGCCCCTGCTGCAGGCAGGGCGACTGGCCCGCGCAGCGGAACCGGATGCGCCGGTGCGTATCGGCTATCTGCCGATCACCGACGCCACGCCGCTGCTGGTCGCCCACCACAATGGACTGTTCGAACGACAGGGGCTGAAAGTCGCCCCCCCCCGACGCTTTCGCAGCTGGTCGCAGGTCGTCGAGGCCTTCCTGAGCGGTCAGGTCAACGTGGTGCACCTGCTGATGCCGATGACCATCTGGTCGCGCTACGGCAGCAAGTCCCCCGCCAAGGTCGTCGCCTGGAACCATACCGAAGGCTCCTGCCTGACGGTGCTGCCCAGTGTGAATTCCCTGGAGGATCTGGGCGGCACCACGGTGGCCATCCCATTCTGGTATTCCGTGCACAACATCGTGCTGCAAGCCATCCTGCGGCAGGCCGGACTCGAATTCATCAGCGATGGCGAGCCCACGAAGCAGCAAGTGAAGCTGGTGGTGATGTCGCCGGGCGACATGCTGCCCGCCCTGGGCAGCAAGCGGATCTCCGGCTACATCGTGGCCGAGCCGTTCAATGCCAAGGCCGAGGAACTGGGCGTGGGCAAGGTCTGGCGCTTTACCGGCGACGTCTGGCGCAATCACGCCTGCTGCGTGGTGACCATGCACGAGCGCGACCTGCAGGAACGCCCCGACTGGTCGCAAAAGGTCGTCAATGCCATTGTGCAGGCCCAGGCCTGGGCGCGCGATCACCGCGAAGACACGGTCAAGATCCTCGCCCGCAACAACCCGGCCGCCTATACACCGCATGATCCGTCCACGCTGGCCCGGGTGCTGCTGCCATCGGCCGAGCGCGATGCGGCCTACGAAAAGAGCGGCGCCATCCGGCATGCGGACTGGCACGAGCTACGCATCGACTTCCAGCCCTTTCCTTATCCCAGCTATACGGAAAAACTGGTGACGCTGCTCAAAGGCACTTACGTACTGGGCGAGAACGCATTCCTGAAGGAACTGGACCCTGCCCACGTGGCCCGCGATCTGGTGGACGACCGCTACGTCCGCAAGGCGATCGAGGACCAGGGTGGGCTGTCGGCCTTCGGCATCACGGGCGGCTACAGCCGCACGGAAACCTTCGAGGTCAGCTGACCATGAATGCACGATCCCCCGTTCCGTCGTCCCGCCAGCGCCTGGCGCTGAGCCTGGGCGGCCTGCTCGTCCTCGGCCTGCTGTGGGCCGCCGGAATCGGTCTGTTGGGCCAGGATCTGGCCATAGCGCGGCTGTTCGCCCCAGGCCAGGCGCTGCCCAGTCTGGCACACCTGATCCTGGACAACCAGCTGACCCTGCACACCCTGGTCAGCCTGCGGCGTGTGGCGGTGGGTCTGTTCTGGGCGCTGGTGTTCGGTATTCCGTTGGGGCTGGCGATCGGCCTGTCGCGCCGACTGGAATCAGCGACCAGCGGGGCATTTCAGTTCCTGCGCATGGTCTCGCCCTTGTCCTGGATGCCGATCGCGGTGATGCTGTTCGGTGTGGGCGACGCACCGATCTATTTCCTGCTGAGCTTTGCCGCCGTCTGGCCCATCATCCTGAATACCAGCGCTGGTGTGCGCCAACTGGATCCCCGCTGGCTGATGCTGGCCCGCAGCCTGAGCGCGACCCGATCCGAAATTCTGTGGAAGGTCGTCATCCCCGGCTCGCTGGGGCACATCCTGACGGGTTTGCGCCTGGCCATCGGCATCGTCTGGATCATCCTCGTTCCCTGCGAAATGCTGGGCGTGAGTTCGGGCCTGGGCTATTTCATCCTGGATACCCGCGACCGGCTGGCCTATTCCGAACTGATGGCCGTCATCGTGCTGATTGGCGCCCTGGGCTTCATGCTGGACGCGACCGCCCAGCGCCTGCATCGGCGCTGGGGACGGGGGCGGTAACCGATCAGGCCAGGATTTCCAGCTTTGCCACACCCAGCGCCAGGGTCTTGGTCCCGGTATCGCGGAACTCGATCCGCGCCTGAGCCTCGGTGCCGCTGCCGCTGAGCGCCACGATGGTGCCCTCGCCGAAGCGGCCATGGCGCACCGCCGCACCGATGCGGAAACACTGATCGCCGACCGTGACATCGGCCGTGCGGGTGCGCGCAGCGCGGGGCGCGAAATCGCTGCCGCCTTCGCCCTGCCAGCCGCCCTGGCTGCGGCGGAAAGCGCCACGCCAGGCCGGCTGCTGTTCGGGCGCGGCAGCCCGCTGGCGAGGCGTAATCCATTTCAGATCCTGCTCGGGGATCTCGTCCAGAAAGCGCGACCGCAAGGCATAGCGTGTCTGCCCATGCAGCATGCGGCTTTGCGCCAGGGTCAGCGTCAGACGTTCCCGCGCCCGGGTGATGGCTACGTACATCAGGCGGCGCTCTTCCTCCAGCCCCCCCGCGTCCAGCAGGCTGTTTTCGTGGGGAAACAAGCCTTCTTCCAGACCGGTGATGAAGACGACGTCGAATTCCAGGCCCTTGGCCGCATGCACGGTCATGAGTTGCACGGCGTCCTCGCCTGCCTGCGCCTGATTATCGCCCGCTTCCAGCGAGGCATGGCTGAGGAATGCCCCCAGAGGCGACATGACGGCGGGTGGCGGAAGACCCGGCCCCGAATCGAAATCGGGTGTCGGCCCTTCGGATGGCGCCACCATACCGGCCGCCGCCTGCGCTT
Protein-coding regions in this window:
- a CDS encoding ATP-binding cassette domain-containing protein, with the translated sequence MIRATGLTLRRGVKVLLEDAEFVVHPGERVGIVGKNGAGKSTLFALLQGHIDLDAGSLDIPAAWRLASVEQILHDTDRPAREFVIDGDQHLRSLQARRAALTHDQGHAIAELEAALVEAEAWSAPSRAEQLLAGLGFAPDEWARPVASFSGGWQMRIALARALMAPSDLLLLDEPTNHLDLDAMLWLERWLSSYPGTVLLISHDTEFLDAVARTILHFEQGKLVRYKGGYEDYLEQRAERLRQNQLARDRQTREAAHLQSFIDRFKAKATKAKQAQSRVKALARMQTLAPLAVESGIDIRLPDPLHTPDVLLRLEDATLGYADRAGGSPRTILSDVSLMVRGGSRIGILGVNGAGKSTLVKTLARELAPLSGLYQPAKGLEIGYFAQQQLDVLDPDSTPLQHFARIAPDTREQELRNMLGSFGFGGDMVNQPVAPFSGGEKARLALALIVWRKPNLLLLDEPSNHLDVDTREALARALAEFPGSVLLVSHDRHLLRTTVDTFWIVADGHIQPFDGDLEDYRDWLQQRQTRQNQAARVATAPEKDRKAQRREQAQVRQQLSAQRKPLETRLKKVEDAMAKAQARLTTLDALIADPAFYTDAHKDDRPALLAEHGELSKTLQTAEEEWLDIQTELEAL
- a CDS encoding carboxymuconolactone decarboxylase family protein, which encodes MSRLPIQSVESAPTEAQERLRTAEKASGFLPNLLGVLANAPTALETYQVVGAINGRNSLTPTEREIVQITAATYNGCGFCVAGHTKIAKLKLQWPQEVVDALRGTQALSDPKLNALARFTLQVLEHRGQVDDQDLSDLRAAGYTDAQALDVVLGVSLATLCNYANNLARTPINPELQAYA
- a CDS encoding acyl-CoA dehydrogenase family protein — translated: MTLEFLPAALGDGIDQLIRDTLAPQVEAIDQGHFPADFMHALGRLGGFSAALPTGSGGLGLDLPAQIDIIARIARTCGTTAFLAWCQSTCVWYLQHSVNPVVRERYLPRLARGDLLAGTGMSNAVKHLAGIERINLRARRDGSGYRVNGALPWVSNLAPGHLVIVAAALEEGGYVMFAVPPDAEGLSLRPCPNFAGMEGSGTFGVRLKDLQVPAEDVLADPEQFESYVERFKPGFLLMQVGMGAGLVQASLDTIHATNQRLGHVNCYLDDGEDDLARDLRNLLTATTTLAHQGQAAPLLDVLRVRAQGSELSLRATQSAALHAGAAGYLMSSPTQRRLREALFVAIVTPALKHLRKEIHALEQRQAA
- a CDS encoding ABC transporter ATP-binding protein, which encodes MRWNNDRPPDMGAVAPISAVPGPRIEDAGVLSARGISLSYSQGVRHAPITVLADFSLELQPGEIVALLGPSGVGKSSLLRVLAGLQPTQGGDIQLKGQRLTGPSPALGMVFQDPSLLPWLTLEENVAFGLDFRHQPQLDAATRQQRVHQAITEVGLQSARTRYPDELSGGMAQRTSLARTLARAPEILLLDEPFSALDEVTRHEMQSLLLQVTAQHQAAAVLVTHDIDEALLLADRILLIGGQPGHLIDQWSVTQAHPRDETSQDLTALRVKILQALRTARPPRHP
- a CDS encoding ABC transporter substrate-binding protein; amino-acid sequence: MSRFKLLDSCCGTADSTLARRRQFLKMSALFTAAGALPLLQAGRLARAAEPDAPVRIGYLPITDATPLLVAHHNGLFERQGLKVAPPRRFRSWSQVVEAFLSGQVNVVHLLMPMTIWSRYGSKSPAKVVAWNHTEGSCLTVLPSVNSLEDLGGTTVAIPFWYSVHNIVLQAILRQAGLEFISDGEPTKQQVKLVVMSPGDMLPALGSKRISGYIVAEPFNAKAEELGVGKVWRFTGDVWRNHACCVVTMHERDLQERPDWSQKVVNAIVQAQAWARDHREDTVKILARNNPAAYTPHDPSTLARVLLPSAERDAAYEKSGAIRHADWHELRIDFQPFPYPSYTEKLVTLLKGTYVLGENAFLKELDPAHVARDLVDDRYVRKAIEDQGGLSAFGITGGYSRTETFEVS
- a CDS encoding ABC transporter permease, which encodes MNARSPVPSSRQRLALSLGGLLVLGLLWAAGIGLLGQDLAIARLFAPGQALPSLAHLILDNQLTLHTLVSLRRVAVGLFWALVFGIPLGLAIGLSRRLESATSGAFQFLRMVSPLSWMPIAVMLFGVGDAPIYFLLSFAAVWPIILNTSAGVRQLDPRWLMLARSLSATRSEILWKVVIPGSLGHILTGLRLAIGIVWIILVPCEMLGVSSGLGYFILDTRDRLAYSELMAVIVLIGALGFMLDATAQRLHRRWGRGR